One window from the genome of Pseudanabaena yagii GIHE-NHR1 encodes:
- a CDS encoding NifU family protein yields the protein MSLTLTKDNVENVLDELRPYLMSDGGNVELVEIEGPIVRLRLQGACGSCPSSAMTLRMGIERKLKEEIPDIAEIEQVF from the coding sequence ATGAGTTTGACTTTAACTAAAGATAATGTTGAGAATGTTCTTGATGAATTGCGTCCCTATTTGATGTCTGATGGTGGCAATGTGGAACTTGTCGAAATCGAAGGGCCAATTGTGAGATTGCGCTTGCAAGGTGCTTGTGGATCTTGTCCTAGTTCTGCTATGACTCTAAGAATGGGAATTGAGCGCAAATTGAAGGAAGAAATCCCTGATATTGCTGAAATTGAACAGGTTTTTTAA
- the sufR gene encoding iron-sulfur cluster biosynthesis transcriptional regulator SufR, with translation MKTPIGVAEMITPDLKLDQLDHKSDKSVDKSDAKPETKHDTKQDILQHLLKRGEVTAQDLADRLDISPQAIRKHLKDLEAEGLIYHTAEQVGMGRPQFIYALTVAGRDRFPDSYNQFAVNFLDTLIDTLGKEQVSEVLQKQWQRKAQNYKSQLGGGSLKQRLEKLAEIRRSEGYVTEWFPVEGNSQDQQSFIFTEYNCAIAHVAESFPSVCGHELEMFATVLDCPVERTHWMVNGEHRCGYLIQELANSC, from the coding sequence ATGAAAACTCCCATCGGCGTTGCTGAGATGATTACGCCAGACTTAAAGCTAGATCAACTAGATCATAAGTCGGATAAAAGCGTGGATAAAAGCGATGCCAAGCCTGAAACTAAACATGACACTAAGCAAGATATTTTGCAGCATTTGCTAAAGCGTGGCGAAGTAACCGCCCAAGATTTAGCAGATCGGTTAGATATTAGCCCCCAAGCAATTCGGAAGCATTTAAAGGATTTGGAGGCTGAGGGGCTGATCTATCACACTGCTGAGCAGGTGGGCATGGGCAGACCGCAGTTTATCTATGCTTTGACGGTGGCGGGACGCGATCGCTTTCCCGATAGCTATAACCAATTTGCCGTAAATTTCTTAGATACGCTGATCGATACGTTAGGCAAAGAGCAAGTATCTGAGGTGTTGCAAAAGCAATGGCAACGCAAGGCGCAAAATTATAAATCGCAACTTGGAGGAGGTTCGCTAAAACAAAGACTAGAGAAATTAGCCGAAATCCGCCGTTCTGAAGGCTATGTAACGGAGTGGTTTCCCGTAGAAGGGAATAGTCAAGACCAGCAAAGTTTTATTTTTACGGAATATAATTGCGCGATCGCCCATGTGGCGGAATCTTTTCCCAGCGTTTGCGGACATGAATTAGAAATGTTTGCTACAGTTCTTGATTGTCCAGTGGAGCGAACTCACTGGATGGTCAATGGCGAACATCGTTGTGGATATTTGATTCAGGAACTAGCTAATAGCTGTTAG
- the sufB gene encoding Fe-S cluster assembly protein SufB yields the protein MTATVQALVNQPYKYGFVTSIESDTIPRGLSEDVVRMISAKKNEPEYMLEFRLKAYRQWLKMQEPTWAHVDYPAIDYQDIVYYSAPKQSKKKASLDEVDPELLDTFEKLGISLSEQKRLANVAVDAIFDSVSVATTFKKDLAKVGVIFCSISEAMHEYPELIKKYLGSVVPIADNYFSALNAAVFSDGSFVYIPKGVKCPMDLSTYFRINNGDSGQFERTLIVAEEGSYVSYLEGCTAPMFDTNQLHAAVVELVALDDAEIKYSTVQNWYAGDKNGKGGIYNFVTKRGLCQGKNSKISWTQVETGSAITWKYPSCVLVGENSVGEFYSVALTNNKQQADTGSKMVHIGKNTRSKIVSKGISAGGSQNSYRGLVKISPKAEGARNYSQCDSMLIGDCSQANTFPYIQVQNNTARVEHEASTSKIGEEQLFYFQQRGIAVEDAVSMIISGFCKEVFNALPMEFAVEADKLLALKLENSVG from the coding sequence ATGACTGCAACGGTTCAAGCACTTGTCAACCAACCATACAAATACGGATTTGTTACGTCTATTGAGTCGGACACGATTCCTCGCGGGCTTAGCGAAGATGTCGTCCGCATGATTTCGGCTAAGAAAAATGAGCCAGAATATATGCTGGAATTTCGCCTCAAAGCGTATCGCCAATGGTTAAAGATGCAAGAACCGACTTGGGCGCATGTGGACTATCCTGCGATCGATTATCAAGATATCGTTTACTATTCCGCCCCCAAGCAGTCCAAGAAAAAGGCAAGCCTCGATGAAGTCGATCCCGAATTGCTCGATACCTTTGAGAAATTAGGTATTTCTCTATCTGAGCAAAAGCGTCTCGCCAACGTTGCTGTCGATGCAATCTTTGACAGCGTTTCCGTGGCGACTACCTTTAAAAAAGATTTAGCCAAAGTCGGCGTAATTTTCTGCTCGATCTCCGAAGCAATGCATGAATACCCCGAACTAATCAAAAAATATTTAGGAAGCGTTGTCCCGATCGCTGATAACTACTTTTCTGCACTGAACGCCGCCGTATTTAGCGATGGTTCCTTCGTCTACATCCCCAAAGGCGTGAAATGCCCGATGGACTTGTCCACCTATTTCCGCATTAATAATGGCGATTCTGGACAGTTCGAGCGTACCCTCATCGTTGCTGAAGAAGGTAGCTATGTGAGCTATCTCGAAGGCTGTACTGCGCCAATGTTTGATACCAATCAACTGCACGCCGCAGTTGTGGAATTAGTCGCATTAGATGATGCCGAAATCAAATATTCCACCGTGCAGAACTGGTACGCTGGCGATAAAAATGGCAAGGGTGGAATCTATAACTTCGTAACCAAGCGTGGCTTGTGCCAAGGCAAGAACTCCAAAATCTCTTGGACACAAGTAGAAACTGGTTCGGCAATCACTTGGAAATATCCTAGCTGTGTCTTAGTCGGCGAAAATTCCGTTGGTGAGTTTTACTCGGTAGCGCTCACCAATAACAAGCAACAAGCTGATACTGGCTCTAAGATGGTGCATATCGGCAAAAATACCCGTAGCAAAATCGTTTCTAAAGGTATTTCCGCAGGTGGCTCCCAAAATAGCTATCGTGGCTTAGTGAAGATTTCCCCAAAAGCGGAAGGCGCGAGAAATTATTCTCAATGCGACTCAATGCTGATTGGTGATTGTTCACAGGCGAATACTTTCCCCTATATTCAAGTCCAAAATAATACCGCCAGAGTTGAGCATGAAGCCTCAACTTCTAAGATTGGTGAAGAACAACTCTTCTATTTCCAACAACGTGGTATCGCCGTAGAAGATGCAGTCTCCATGATTATTAGCGGCTTCTGTAAGGAAGTGTTTAACGCTTTGCCTATGGAATTTGCAGTTGAGGCAGATAAGCTCTTGGCTTTGAAGTTAGAAAATAGTGTTGGATAG
- a CDS encoding DUF29 family protein, with the protein MEELIELRSLIQRGDTQSALMLIDELEEMSKDDKINKIESYAVILLLHLIKQSAEKRSTSSWDVSISNAIFSIQRTNKRRKAGGNYLSDRELQEILDEAYDRALDNARLEAFGGAYDAITLGKMVNQSEILNHAMQLLTIV; encoded by the coding sequence ATGGAAGAACTCATAGAACTGCGATCGCTAATTCAGAGAGGAGATACCCAATCTGCTCTGATGCTGATCGATGAGCTAGAAGAGATGAGCAAAGACGACAAGATTAATAAGATCGAAAGTTATGCTGTGATTCTCTTGCTACATCTAATCAAGCAGTCTGCCGAAAAGCGTTCTACAAGTTCTTGGGATGTATCAATCAGTAATGCTATTTTCTCAATTCAACGTACTAACAAACGCCGTAAGGCTGGTGGCAATTATCTAAGCGATCGCGAACTTCAAGAAATTCTCGACGAGGCATATGATCGCGCTTTAGACAATGCCAGACTAGAGGCTTTTGGTGGTGCTTATGATGCGATCACCCTTGGTAAAATGGTAAATCAGTCGGAGATATTGAACCATGCCATGCAATTGTTAACAATAGTTTGA
- a CDS encoding tetratricopeptide repeat protein, with protein MNQSILNTKSLKILVLSISLLTTLGIDFLVSNNIKKSFVFSPYVEAQTISKINEAKVFFDRASMKYGDKAIADYTEAIRLNPKYYEAFFRRGLSKSILGDSYGAISDYTEAIRINPKYGDAYFARGLSRSLKDNYGAIADYTEAIRFKPKHTVMESIYESRGNAKSRLGDYYGAIADWDETIRLNPKYSFMVYLNRGIAKAETKDTYGAIFDYTEAIRLYPQFADAYFYRGLAKFSLLDKRGAIND; from the coding sequence ATGAATCAGTCCATCTTAAATACAAAATCATTAAAAATCTTAGTGCTTAGTATTTCCTTATTAACGACGCTAGGGATTGATTTTCTTGTCTCCAATAATATAAAAAAATCATTTGTATTTTCGCCATATGTTGAGGCACAGACAATAAGCAAAATAAATGAAGCTAAAGTGTTCTTTGATAGGGCAAGTATGAAGTATGGCGATAAAGCTATTGCTGATTATACCGAAGCTATTCGACTCAATCCTAAATATTATGAGGCATTTTTCAGACGAGGTCTAAGCAAGTCTATATTGGGTGATAGCTATGGAGCGATTTCTGACTACACTGAAGCCATTCGCATCAACCCTAAATATGGTGACGCTTACTTTGCAAGAGGTCTAAGTAGGTCTTTAAAAGACAACTATGGAGCTATTGCTGACTATACTGAAGCTATTCGATTTAAGCCAAAACATACTGTGATGGAAAGTATTTATGAATCTCGTGGTAATGCAAAGTCTAGATTAGGAGACTATTACGGTGCTATAGCTGATTGGGATGAAACCATTCGTCTTAATCCTAAATATTCATTTATGGTTTACTTGAATCGTGGTATCGCAAAGGCTGAGACAAAAGATACTTATGGAGCAATTTTTGATTACACTGAAGCTATTCGACTTTATCCTCAGTTTGCTGATGCTTACTTTTATCGTGGATTAGCAAAGTTTAGTTTGTTAGACAAGCGGGGCGCAATCAATGACTAA
- a CDS encoding papain fold toxin domain-containing protein, protein MERQEEIWQAIGRITINFPLLECDKCALTVMRWLKKRGIEAKILRLRTKRRSENFITSNRYGLEESITENGTHYGVEVMGKVFDNLSAEGLSREDWIKDFSCLSGSFIVDELTTL, encoded by the coding sequence ATGGAAAGACAGGAGGAAATCTGGCAAGCAATCGGTAGGATTACGATTAATTTTCCATTGCTAGAATGTGATAAATGCGCTCTAACCGTAATGCGTTGGCTCAAAAAGCGTGGTATCGAAGCAAAGATTCTTCGGTTACGAACCAAACGCCGTAGTGAAAATTTTATAACAAGCAATCGCTATGGATTAGAAGAATCAATAACCGAAAATGGGACTCATTATGGAGTAGAAGTCATGGGAAAAGTATTTGATAATTTGTCTGCTGAAGGCTTATCTCGTGAAGATTGGATAAAAGATTTTAGTTGTCTGAGTGGCTCTTTTATAGTCGATGAACTAACTACTTTGTAA
- a CDS encoding transposase, whose product MERARNISEFDTSQLWEEYSMIRLCVVHQGRALPLCWRVIKHRSSSVEMSSYQDMLKRASKLLPVNVKVVLLADRAFANPELVRYVWELKWQCRIRIKGNFWIYAPKHGWQTVKQLHLRLGEAKLIHNVKVHKTESKRLTDVHIAAAWESGSREYWYILSTEPTTLQTFWEYGLRFDIEENFLDDKSNGFDLESSRLRSAPAISRLCFVIALTTLFLTAQGLAVADSGYRRLVDPHWFRGLSYLKIGWNWIHTAITKNWAFLPFYSFTSYLDSHPAIASRRKHLQKLFRIEFYASTLDYAS is encoded by the coding sequence ATGGAAAGAGCCAGAAATATATCTGAGTTTGATACCAGTCAACTGTGGGAAGAATACAGCATGATCCGATTGTGTGTAGTTCATCAGGGAAGAGCTTTACCGTTATGTTGGCGTGTAATCAAACATCGCAGTAGTAGTGTGGAGATGAGTAGCTATCAAGACATGCTCAAACGCGCATCGAAACTGTTGCCCGTGAATGTCAAAGTAGTTTTATTAGCAGACCGAGCATTTGCTAATCCAGAACTGGTGCGCTATGTGTGGGAATTAAAATGGCAATGTCGGATTCGGATCAAGGGTAATTTCTGGATATATGCCCCCAAGCATGGCTGGCAAACAGTCAAACAATTACATCTTCGTCTTGGTGAAGCTAAGTTGATCCACAATGTTAAAGTTCACAAAACTGAGTCCAAGCGTCTTACCGATGTGCATATTGCGGCGGCTTGGGAATCTGGGAGCCGAGAGTATTGGTATATTCTCAGTACTGAACCTACCACACTCCAAACTTTTTGGGAGTATGGTCTGAGATTCGATATTGAGGAGAATTTCTTGGATGATAAATCTAATGGCTTTGATTTAGAATCTTCGCGTTTACGTTCGGCTCCTGCCATTTCTCGCCTTTGTTTTGTGATAGCACTGACCACCTTGTTTTTAACGGCTCAAGGACTGGCGGTTGCTGATTCTGGCTATCGTCGTTTGGTTGATCCTCATTGGTTTCGTGGGCTTAGTTATCTCAAGATTGGCTGGAACTGGATTCACACCGCTATCACTAAAAACTGGGCTTTCTTGCCTTTCTACTCTTTTACTTCTTATCTTGACTCTCACCCTGCTATTGCTTCTCGTCGAAAACATCTTCAGAAATTATTCCGCATTGAGTTCTATGCTTCTACTCTCGACTATGCTTCATAG
- a CDS encoding DUF433 domain-containing protein translates to MLALSYPHIEKSDNQPAKLQRLPRIRVAQIVMDYLAYGWSVEEICRQHLYLTAAEAHAAMGYYFDHQKEIDQEIKEEWDQVQGSSSQSVRSPFYIRMKAQGVL, encoded by the coding sequence ATGTTAGCCCTAAGTTATCCACATATCGAAAAAAGCGACAACCAACCCGCCAAACTGCAACGCTTACCACGCATTCGCGTAGCCCAAATTGTCATGGATTACCTCGCCTATGGTTGGTCAGTCGAAGAAATATGCCGTCAGCACCTTTACCTCACAGCCGCAGAAGCTCATGCAGCAATGGGTTATTACTTCGATCATCAAAAAGAAATTGACCAAGAAATCAAAGAAGAATGGGATCAAGTCCAAGGAAGTAGTAGCCAATCAGTGCGATCGCCCTTTTATATCAGGATGAAAGCTCAAGGAGTTCTGTAA
- the sufC gene encoding Fe-S cluster assembly ATPase SufC encodes MIVENSEVILSVKDLTAEVDGVQILKGLNLEIKAGEVHAIMGPNGSGKSTFSKVLAGHPAYTVTGGEIWYKGKNLLDLEPEIRSREGIFLAFQYPLEIPGVTNSDFLRLSYNNLRKHKGLEELDIIDFDDFIQEKLEIVEMNPSFLSRSVNEGFSGGEKKRNEILQMAILDPTLAILDETDSGLDIDALRIVAGGVNKLSTPHNSSLVITHYQRLLNYIIPDFIHVMENGKIILTGGKDLALELEEKGYDWLKEEEAVLA; translated from the coding sequence ATGATTGTCGAAAATAGTGAAGTAATTTTATCGGTCAAAGATTTGACTGCGGAAGTGGATGGAGTCCAGATTCTTAAAGGACTAAATCTAGAGATTAAAGCTGGAGAAGTCCATGCGATTATGGGACCCAATGGCTCTGGCAAAAGCACCTTCTCCAAAGTATTAGCGGGACATCCTGCCTATACCGTCACAGGTGGTGAGATTTGGTATAAGGGCAAAAATCTTTTAGATTTAGAACCTGAAATTAGATCTAGAGAAGGCATATTTTTAGCTTTTCAATATCCACTGGAAATTCCGGGGGTAACTAATTCTGATTTTTTGAGATTGTCCTATAACAATTTGCGAAAGCATAAGGGTTTAGAAGAATTAGATATTATTGATTTTGATGACTTCATTCAAGAAAAGTTAGAGATTGTGGAAATGAATCCATCATTCTTGAGCCGTAGCGTCAATGAAGGATTTTCGGGTGGTGAAAAGAAGCGCAATGAAATCTTGCAAATGGCAATTCTTGATCCGACTTTAGCAATTTTAGATGAGACAGATTCAGGGCTAGATATTGATGCTTTGCGGATTGTGGCGGGTGGTGTGAATAAGCTTTCCACACCTCATAATTCTTCTCTAGTGATTACCCACTATCAGCGATTGCTCAATTACATTATTCCTGACTTCATCCATGTGATGGAGAATGGCAAGATCATTCTCACGGGTGGTAAGGACTTGGCGCTAGAGCTAGAAGAGAAGGGCTATGACTGGCTCAAAGAAGAAGAGGCGGTGTTGGCATAA
- the sufD gene encoding Fe-S cluster assembly protein SufD — translation MAIQVSEQLEDQAEFKGALSTRSKLAVNSEQFVAQVVGLRSDIASPDQDTSDFVGNLRQLASDRLVTLSFPTTKDEEWKYTDVSALGSLTFANQPEIASRSANLEALIANNIAPESLGNCLVFVNGKYRKDLSDTSDVTESLVIGTLESLGDRILPKLRSHLAQHPDANDFFASLNTACMEDVAIILAPKNLVVENPVQLLFISAPQSGKATLITQPRCLIIAESHSQLTFVQTFVGENHHLYFTNAVTEVWLAEGAQVNHTKVQRQGNQAIHINTTAIAQARNSVYKNQAISFGAKISRQNLIVHQMAEQTETSLTGLAFIDDEQLADTHSCIAHNYPHGSSKQLHKCIADGRSHAVFNGKIQVAKLAQQTDSAQLSRNLLLSGKARVDTKPQLEIFADNVKCAHGATVSQLDAEEIFYLQSRAIDAESAAKLLTYAFATEAISQIPVVSIQRSLSNFVLEKTKS, via the coding sequence ATGGCTATTCAAGTTTCTGAACAATTGGAAGATCAAGCGGAATTTAAGGGTGCGTTAAGTACGCGCAGTAAGTTGGCTGTCAATAGCGAACAGTTTGTCGCTCAGGTTGTGGGTTTGCGCTCTGATATTGCCAGTCCTGATCAAGATACTAGTGATTTTGTGGGTAATCTGCGTCAGTTGGCTAGCGATCGCCTAGTAACCTTATCGTTCCCCACTACTAAAGATGAAGAATGGAAATATACCGATGTTTCCGCTTTGGGGAGTTTGACTTTTGCCAATCAACCTGAGATCGCTTCCCGTAGTGCTAATCTTGAAGCCCTAATCGCCAATAATATCGCGCCAGAATCTTTAGGTAATTGTCTGGTATTTGTGAATGGAAAGTATCGTAAGGACTTATCCGATACTAGCGATGTCACGGAAAGCTTGGTCATTGGCACATTAGAATCTCTAGGCGATCGCATTTTGCCGAAGTTGCGATCGCACCTCGCACAGCATCCCGATGCTAATGATTTTTTTGCGAGTCTCAATACCGCTTGCATGGAAGATGTGGCGATAATTCTCGCGCCGAAAAATTTGGTGGTTGAGAATCCTGTGCAATTGCTCTTTATCTCTGCTCCCCAATCAGGCAAAGCAACTTTAATCACCCAACCTCGTTGTTTGATCATCGCGGAAAGCCATAGCCAATTGACCTTTGTGCAAACCTTTGTGGGTGAGAATCATCACCTCTATTTCACTAATGCAGTAACGGAAGTTTGGCTAGCGGAAGGCGCTCAGGTCAATCACACCAAGGTGCAAAGACAGGGTAATCAGGCGATTCATATCAACACTACCGCGATCGCTCAAGCTCGCAATAGTGTCTATAAAAATCAAGCGATTAGCTTTGGCGCAAAGATTTCCCGTCAAAATTTGATTGTGCATCAAATGGCGGAACAAACGGAAACTTCGCTCACAGGTTTAGCTTTTATTGATGATGAACAATTAGCCGATACCCATTCTTGCATTGCCCATAATTATCCGCACGGATCGAGCAAGCAACTGCACAAATGTATTGCCGATGGACGTTCCCATGCGGTCTTTAATGGCAAGATTCAAGTCGCGAAGTTAGCCCAGCAAACAGATTCTGCCCAGCTAAGCCGAAATCTGTTGCTGTCGGGCAAGGCGCGAGTGGATACCAAACCGCAGTTAGAAATTTTTGCGGATAATGTCAAATGCGCTCACGGTGCAACGGTCAGCCAATTGGATGCCGAAGAAATCTTCTATCTCCAAAGTCGGGCGATCGATGCAGAGAGTGCGGCGAAACTTCTGACCTATGCCTTTGCAACGGAAGCAATTTCGCAAATTCCTGTCGTTTCAATCCAGCGATCGCTCAGTAATTTTGTTCTAGAAAAGACTAAATCTTAA
- the gyrB gene encoding DNA topoisomerase (ATP-hydrolyzing) subunit B, translating into MPEIVTETYNANQIQVLEGLEAVRKRPGMYIGSTGPKGLHHLVFEVVDNSVDEALAGHCDHILVELMPDGSVCVSDNGRGIPTDTHPKTGKSALETVLTVLHAGGKFGDGGYKVSGGLHGVGISVVNALSEWVEVSVWRLDKVYKQRYERGFPVTELIASKSEEVKPRRGTQVRFKPDSQIFTTQTEFEYDILASRLKELAYLNAGVKIEFCDRRSEELRTDIYCYEGGIREYVAYMTRDKEPIHPDIIYVNGERDNVAVEVALQWCIDSYNDNVLGFANNIRTIDGGTHLEGLKTVLTRTMNATARRLKKIKENESNLAGENVREGLTAVISVKVTDPEFEGQTKTKLGNTEVRGIVDSFVGEVLNEYLEFHPAVATSIIEKALQAFNAAEAARRARELVRRKSALESSTLPGKLADCSSRDPKESEIFIVEGDSAGGCFDGDTLVALVDGRNISFKQLVEEEKAGKQNFCYTIRNDGTIGVERIINARITKQNTEVIRVTLDNGEQLICTPDHPFMLRDRTYKAAAELTTDDSLMPLYRKLSSKADKGITIDGYEMVWNPKSDGWLFTHMIADWYNRYQGIYQVEDGDHCHHLDFNKLNNNPSNLKRLPASEHLQLHQIHAAKTLHRPEVIEKCRQLRTTEEFRDRMSQRMQEPATREILSQQAKAQWEDADYKAYMTAKWREFYESNPDYQQQNHQHLARSQREYWNNPEHRQQQSIRTKEFFAQNPEARQRLSEIAQQQWQNPDLIDWRRVKTQEQWTDSFRAKRKAALQQTYYRKTLAALKQIAVENGCLDLDAYRAYRIDTRDKSLLKFETFCDRYFEGDSDLAVEAVANYNHRIVKIEKLTERIDVYDIEVPNSHNFALASGVFVHNSAKQGRDRHYQAILPLRGKVLNIERADDSKIYKNNEIQALITGCGLGIKGEDFNEAQLRYHKIILLADADVDGAHIRTLLLTFFYRYQRELLDRGFIYIGCPPLYKVERGKNHTYCYTDRDLQELIASFPPNANYSIQRFKGLGEMMPQQLWETTMNPATRSLKRLTIEDVAEADRIFTILMGDKVAPRREFIETYGSKLALAELDI; encoded by the coding sequence ATGCCTGAGATCGTTACAGAAACTTATAATGCCAATCAGATCCAAGTATTAGAAGGTCTAGAAGCAGTTCGTAAGCGACCTGGGATGTATATCGGTTCAACGGGACCTAAAGGATTACATCATCTAGTATTTGAAGTTGTTGATAATAGCGTTGATGAAGCCCTTGCAGGACATTGCGATCATATCTTAGTTGAGCTAATGCCCGATGGATCTGTATGCGTGTCAGACAATGGTCGTGGTATTCCCACCGACACCCACCCCAAAACTGGTAAATCTGCCCTTGAAACTGTATTAACCGTTCTCCATGCAGGGGGCAAATTCGGTGATGGTGGGTACAAGGTATCAGGTGGTTTGCACGGTGTTGGTATTTCTGTAGTTAATGCCCTTTCCGAATGGGTAGAAGTCTCCGTATGGCGACTGGACAAAGTTTACAAACAGCGCTACGAAAGGGGCTTTCCCGTTACCGAATTAATTGCGAGTAAGAGTGAAGAAGTCAAACCTCGTCGAGGTACACAGGTGCGTTTCAAGCCTGACTCCCAAATTTTTACCACGCAAACAGAATTTGAATATGATATTCTTGCCAGCCGCCTTAAAGAGCTTGCGTATCTTAATGCTGGCGTAAAAATCGAGTTTTGCGATCGCCGCAGTGAAGAACTACGCACCGATATCTATTGCTATGAAGGTGGCATCCGCGAATATGTCGCTTACATGACTCGTGATAAGGAACCAATTCATCCTGACATTATTTATGTCAATGGTGAACGCGATAATGTTGCTGTTGAAGTAGCATTGCAATGGTGTATTGATTCCTATAATGACAATGTGCTGGGCTTTGCGAATAATATTCGTACCATTGATGGTGGTACGCACCTAGAGGGTCTGAAGACTGTTCTGACCCGCACTATGAATGCCACAGCACGCAGACTGAAGAAGATTAAAGAGAATGAATCAAATCTTGCTGGCGAAAATGTTCGTGAAGGCTTAACTGCGGTTATCTCGGTTAAAGTCACCGATCCCGAATTTGAGGGACAAACTAAAACCAAGTTAGGTAATACGGAAGTACGCGGTATTGTCGATTCCTTTGTAGGTGAAGTTCTCAATGAATATCTAGAGTTCCATCCTGCGGTTGCTACTTCAATTATCGAGAAAGCACTGCAAGCATTTAATGCGGCGGAGGCAGCGCGTCGCGCCCGTGAACTAGTTAGACGTAAATCCGCTTTAGAGTCTTCCACTTTACCAGGGAAACTCGCTGACTGTAGTTCTCGTGACCCTAAAGAATCTGAGATTTTCATCGTTGAGGGAGACTCCGCAGGAGGTTGTTTTGATGGTGATACCCTCGTTGCATTAGTTGATGGACGCAATATTAGTTTCAAGCAATTGGTAGAAGAAGAAAAGGCTGGTAAGCAAAACTTCTGTTACACAATTCGTAATGATGGCACAATTGGTGTTGAGCGGATTATCAATGCCAGAATTACTAAGCAAAATACTGAAGTAATTCGCGTCACTTTGGATAATGGTGAGCAGCTAATTTGCACACCTGATCATCCTTTCATGCTTCGCGATCGCACCTACAAAGCGGCGGCTGAGCTTACCACTGATGATTCATTGATGCCTCTCTATCGCAAGCTTTCTAGTAAAGCAGATAAGGGCATCACCATCGATGGGTATGAAATGGTATGGAATCCCAAATCTGATGGTTGGTTATTCACCCACATGATTGCAGATTGGTACAACCGTTATCAAGGTATTTACCAAGTCGAAGATGGTGATCATTGTCATCATCTTGATTTCAATAAACTTAATAACAATCCAAGCAACCTCAAACGTTTGCCAGCTTCAGAGCATTTGCAATTGCATCAAATTCACGCAGCCAAAACTTTGCATCGTCCTGAAGTGATTGAAAAGTGCCGTCAGTTAAGAACTACTGAAGAATTCCGCGATCGCATGAGTCAGAGAATGCAAGAACCTGCAACCAGAGAAATCCTCTCGCAACAGGCAAAAGCTCAGTGGGAAGATGCTGATTACAAAGCCTATATGACAGCAAAGTGGCGTGAATTTTATGAAAGCAATCCTGATTATCAACAACAAAATCACCAACATTTAGCTCGGTCTCAGCGAGAATATTGGAATAATCCTGAACATCGTCAGCAGCAGTCTATAAGAACAAAAGAATTTTTTGCCCAAAATCCTGAAGCAAGACAACGCTTATCAGAAATTGCACAGCAACAATGGCAAAATCCTGATCTGATCGATTGGCGACGTGTGAAAACTCAGGAGCAATGGACAGATAGCTTTAGAGCAAAACGTAAGGCTGCTTTGCAACAAACCTATTACCGCAAAACCCTAGCTGCTCTTAAACAGATTGCAGTTGAAAATGGGTGTCTTGATTTAGATGCTTATCGTGCTTATCGCATTGATACTCGCGATAAATCTCTACTCAAGTTTGAGACATTTTGCGATCGCTATTTTGAAGGTGATTCTGACCTTGCAGTTGAGGCAGTTGCTAATTACAATCATCGCATTGTCAAGATTGAGAAACTAACCGAGCGCATTGATGTTTATGATATCGAAGTGCCAAATAGTCATAACTTTGCCCTTGCTAGTGGTGTATTTGTGCATAACAGCGCTAAGCAAGGACGCGATCGCCATTATCAAGCAATCCTGCCATTGCGCGGTAAAGTTCTCAATATCGAGCGAGCCGACGATAGCAAGATCTACAAAAATAATGAAATCCAAGCCTTAATTACAGGCTGTGGTCTTGGTATTAAGGGTGAAGACTTTAACGAAGCCCAACTGCGCTATCACAAAATTATCTTGCTAGCTGATGCGGACGTTGATGGAGCGCACATTCGGACATTGCTCTTGACCTTCTTCTATCGCTATCAAAGAGAACTGCTCGATCGCGGCTTTATCTATATCGGTTGTCCTCCACTATATAAGGTGGAGCGTGGTAAAAACCATACCTATTGCTATACCGATCGCGATTTGCAGGAGCTAATAGCTTCTTTCCCGCCTAATGCCAACTACAGCATTCAGCGCTTCAAAGGTTTAGGTGAAATGATGCCGCAACAGCTATGGGAAACAACCATGAACCCTGCCACGCGATCGCTAAAACGTCTCACCATTGAAGATGTTGCCGAAGCTGATCGGATCTTCACAATCTTAATGGGTGATAAAGTTGCACCACGTCGAGAGTTTATCGAGACCTATGGCTCGAAACTTGCCCTTGCAGAACTGGATATCTAA